The following nucleotide sequence is from Austwickia chelonae.
TTTCCAGGCTTGGCTGCTCACCCGGGCGCGGGTCACTCCGCCGTACACCGCTGATTTGGGCTGGCCGGTGTCATCCCGGTTGATATTGCTCGGCGGCAGGGTCTGGATGATGTGAATGTCGACATAGGTCGTCATGGGAGAACTCCTTTGATTCGAGAAGGTGGAAGCGCGAGGCGCCGAAAAGAGGGGAGGGCTGTTCAGGCCGAAGCGGTTTCGACGTCGCCCCGGCGGCGACGGAGATCGCGGCCCCAGGAGAGCCGGACCCGGGAAGCGCTCCGGGGAGAGGACAAGTCGTACAGGTCACAGGCCAGGAGCCCGTAGTCGAGGCCGATCCCTGCGGACCGTTCGGCGCGCATCAAGGTCAGCAGGGTGCGCATCACTGCGAGCCGACGACGCTCCGTCGCCGCGCTACCTGCTTGGTGGAATTTCGCGATCACCGAGCTGTCGAGTTCCTTCTTGTCGCCTCGTTCCCAGGCGAGTTGTCGCACTGCCTGGCCGAAGCGGGTACCCGGCCGGTGGACCCCGTCGGAACGTGATTGTTGGTGCACGGCGTAAAGACACAAAGCCGCGTGGATGGCCTTTTCAGCCTGCGAAGGTCGGTCATTTCTGGACGAGCCGGCAAGAGAGTCCGGGAGTTCGCCCAAGGTGATCTCCCATACGGCAGGTTCATTTCCTGGCATGTTCGGGTCGGCACGTCGGAGCGCGGCCATCGTCGATGCCCCATACGCGGTGGGTTGTTCGCCGCCACGGGCATACTCACGTTGTAGACGTGACACCTTGCTGTGCACGTACTGTGCGATGTCCTGCCGAAGATCTGCGCCGCTCATGACGTCTCCTCCACTGTAGAAACCAGCTTCTTGTCAGCTGTCGGATCCGGGTATGCGCGAGGAAGCGCTTTCCGCAGTGCAGACCGGAACCAGCCCTCTGCGATCGGCGCGTCAATGACATGTCCTTTGACTTCGCGTCCTCGCCACGCTTTATCGGCTGAGGCATCGACCAGTTCCGCACCGACCTCTCGGAGGAGTCGATCCGCGTTGCGGTGCCACGTGGTCAAGGCTTGTGCGGCGTCCTTCTCCGCAGTCAGCCCCCACGCCCACTCCCGGAAAGGACGGTCGAGCACATTCCAGGCCCGCTCGGCGGCCCGTTCCTGCACCCCTTCAGGCGCCCCGCCTGCTGCCTGTTGGAGATTGCCCGCGAAATGACGTACAGCGCTCACCGCTTCCTGAGTGGCTGCCACGGCATCGATCACCGTCGAGCGCAGCGCAGCGCTGGTCAGAACGCCTGCGTGCAGATGCATCGAATCGTCGATGACTCCCGAGATGACTGAGCTCTGCGAGCCGTACTCGATGCCGATGGCCCGGAACCTGATGGGGTGGTCACGGCCGAGGTATTCCTCTTCGGTCACGGTCGCCAACCATCGGAGCAAAGGTGGGGACAGCCGCGAAGCTTCCTCCGCTGGCCCGCCCGTCGAGGAGTTACCGGCGAGCAGGCTTTCCAGGCCGCGCCACACCGCACGCTCCGGCTGGTGGGTGACCGGCATGTAAACCACCGGACCGTGATCGCCTTTCTTCTCCTGGTTGGCGCTGCGCCGCCAGGCCACCATCGCTTCGTCTCCGTGGCGGTTCTGCAGGACAGCTCGGTCCCCGTAGCACACCAGCGCGTCGACGACGTACCCTTCGTCGTCGGTGAACAGCCGCAGCCGTCGACTCTGCCAGGCAAGGAGCTCCACCGGGCCTGTCTCGCGATCCGGGTCGGACAATCGGCGATCGACAGCGCTGCTCAAGAGGTCTTCGCGCTCCCAGACCGGAAGATCACCCTCCGGGGAAGGTTTCTCGTACACCAGGTTCAGCAGTAGGGTCTCGGCCAAGGTGTTCCCTTCGGCGATGATCATGCCGAGGTTCCCGCACCATCCGGTTCCTGACGGGTATCCTTTCCCACCTTTCACCCGCTCGTCACCAACAGCCCCCGACTTGATCCCAGCCGGATCATAGGCCTGACAGTGGATCAGCCACCGGGCTGCCTCCGCCGGGCCGATCCGGTCCAGGCCCCGACCGGCGCGCGTGGTGAAGAACTTCTCCCCGTCGGGGATCTCTGCGATCAGCTTCGTCAACCCGGACGTACTCCCCTTCTCCGTATGCAGGTCGGCCACCTGAAGAAAAGGCGCCCGCGCGTCGAAGAGCTCGAAGCGGTCCCGGAACCGCTCCAGGTAGGTGATCACCGCGGCGGTGGGAAACCCCTCCGACCACCATTCGCCCCACTGCTCGACAGCCTCATCGGGGTAAAGATCCTCCCGAAGCGCGCGATGGCAGATGGCCAGAAGAAGACGTAGGACCGCTGCCTGTTGTGTCGGCATCTCCCCCGCCAGGCCTCGCCAGCGCGAGATGTCGCGGAACAGCTCTTCCAAGGAGACCTCGTGACAGCGTTGTCCTTCATCGCGCGCCAAGATCCACGGGTCATGCACCAGATTGAATGTCGGAGTCATGTCACTTCCTGTCCGATGTTTCTGCAGAGACGAGCAAACCGAGCAACCTGTCGTAACGGACGCGACGACCACACAGGACCGTTTGCAGGGAGTCGTCCAAGGGCAGCACCAGCTGCCCGGCCAGCCAGCGGTTGTCCTGCCACCCAACAACCTCAGGAACCTGCTCCAATTCCGCGATGACCTGGTCGATCACCCCCGGATGAACCAATGTCCGAGGCAA
It contains:
- the casB gene encoding type I-E CRISPR-associated protein Cse2/CasB, with protein sequence MSGADLRQDIAQYVHSKVSRLQREYARGGEQPTAYGASTMAALRRADPNMPGNEPAVWEITLGELPDSLAGSSRNDRPSQAEKAIHAALCLYAVHQQSRSDGVHRPGTRFGQAVRQLAWERGDKKELDSSVIAKFHQAGSAATERRRLAVMRTLLTLMRAERSAGIGLDYGLLACDLYDLSSPRSASRVRLSWGRDLRRRRGDVETASA
- the casA gene encoding type I-E CRISPR-associated protein Cse1/CasA, with the translated sequence MTPTFNLVHDPWILARDEGQRCHEVSLEELFRDISRWRGLAGEMPTQQAAVLRLLLAICHRALREDLYPDEAVEQWGEWWSEGFPTAAVITYLERFRDRFELFDARAPFLQVADLHTEKGSTSGLTKLIAEIPDGEKFFTTRAGRGLDRIGPAEAARWLIHCQAYDPAGIKSGAVGDERVKGGKGYPSGTGWCGNLGMIIAEGNTLAETLLLNLVYEKPSPEGDLPVWEREDLLSSAVDRRLSDPDRETGPVELLAWQSRRLRLFTDDEGYVVDALVCYGDRAVLQNRHGDEAMVAWRRSANQEKKGDHGPVVYMPVTHQPERAVWRGLESLLAGNSSTGGPAEEASRLSPPLLRWLATVTEEEYLGRDHPIRFRAIGIEYGSQSSVISGVIDDSMHLHAGVLTSAALRSTVIDAVAATQEAVSAVRHFAGNLQQAAGGAPEGVQERAAERAWNVLDRPFREWAWGLTAEKDAAQALTTWHRNADRLLREVGAELVDASADKAWRGREVKGHVIDAPIAEGWFRSALRKALPRAYPDPTADKKLVSTVEETS